In Rhodamnia argentea isolate NSW1041297 chromosome 1, ASM2092103v1, whole genome shotgun sequence, the genomic window CACTTTCTTCCAACCCCTGGATGCATTAAATTCTCAGGCATGCGCACATACACAAAGCTCAAACAAACTGGAGTCTGCACAACGCAAACTGCTTgtgatgggaaaaaaaaatctcttcgaAGTATCTCGTAACCTGGTCCACTTTAGGGGTTCATGTTGCTAATTAACCATAGTGAGCTTGGTTATAGGATAAAATCGGAAACAAGGTGAAACCAAGATAGGTCTAAAGTTTCGAGATATGTatgataggttccaggttccaaagaTTGAGAAACCGAATCCGATGAGTATGTTCCAAGTTTCGGGAAGTGGAACCTGAAATAAATTTCTGTATTTCTCTTGTTCTGTATCTTCGCAAGATCCTATACTATTCCATTGCTTTCGATGATAAATGtgtaatttgaaataattagtctatgactgagacttttactttgttaatgtttcaatTCTTCGTGGTAAATGTGAATTATGGCCAATGGATTATAGCATCAAATGGTAGTCTTTAGAGGTGATAGTTCaatgcaatcgttcaattaagaatacatatgAAATCTGTGTAAACTTTGAAACCGACTCTGGAACTTATGATGGGGTATGCAAGGtatgtttcgggttccaaaaaatggagAACGGTTCCGACGGAATCTGCTCACCCCTCCCTATTAACCATTGTTTGAAGATTTAAGGAGAGAAAACAACAAATAAACAGACCAAATCAGTGACCTTAAGAACTTTGTCTGTCTAGATTAACTTTCGTTTCCTGACCTTCCTTTAACATGAGGTAGCTGcaacttttgacatttttctgtTGCTCTGtctagtgtgtgtgtgtgtgtgtgtttttttttattttttgacgaGGCATTTTCATTCAGTCGAGTCATTGGCAGGGATCTTTCTGCTTAGCACATCACACTTGCTTCTCTGGGAATAAAGAGCTGCGAGAGACGCCATCTTTTCAAGTCGGGAGGTCAAGTCATGCAGCTTCAAAAGAGTGACTTGCACAGGCGGCAAAGAATATCAGATCATACAAGCAAAATAGCATTGGAACACCCCGTACAATGTCTCAGCAAAATGGCATTTGACAAGGACCACGAAAGCTTTTTTTACCAACCTTCTGCAATTTCTCATGTGGTACCCATTTCATACAAACTGCGATCAGAttaaaaggggagagagagagcagtgaCCGGTAACCCTATATACCGGTAAATTTACCTTCATCAACACTACGAGGAGGAAATTTCTTAAACATCGAAATAAAGGCTTGTGAGAATATAACTATCACAGCTACAGATCAATTTCCTTTGCTGCAGGACCACAATCTCAGTGCCCATCTTCAAATACAAAGCTAATACGTattgaaagacaaaaaaagcaTCATCGTAGGATGTTCGAAAGCAATTTACTCCCGAGGCCATCCAGAAACTTGATTCTTCAGAGGTCATATCAACAGCAAACTTCTGCGCCGCCAatattttgttttggctttATTGAGACTTTAACAAGTCCAAGACAGAACATCATCGGCAAAAAATTTGCTCAAACATTTTTCTGCAGTCCAACTCACCACCCAAGTCATAAAGAAGCTAAAGAAATAACGGAAAATGTGTCGCTTAAGCCCTTTCAAGCAAATACCAATAAGCACCCGAACCTTGAATTACCCTATGAATCATCAatcaaatagataaaaaaaatttagaataaatcacaaaaatcaCTGATAACTATCAGGACACACACATCTAGTGCTTACAAATTACAATTCTTTTCACACCATACACAATACACTGGGTGAGTGGAGAAGGCAGTGTCATTTGTACAAGGACTGCTCTCAACAACATTGTCAAGAAAGCTCAGTTCAATATAAAACTACACAAAGGAGTTGTCATAAATAAGCTAACGCCCACTCTTTGCTGATGCATCTGTACATATATGTGCAGGTCTTCTTTCCGAGCTCGAGCATTCTTGGACTAAGACGACCTCTCAACACCAGCAAAGTGAAAAATTCATGTAGAACATTTACATTTTAGTTACTGCCAGCTGGCATTAGGTTGAGAACAAATGACAATTACATTAAGAACCCATGCATCTGAAAATAAGACTCATGGGAAGAGCTGAAGAGGAGTCAAAAAATAGGATTTGAACCATGCAATCCCATTTAGTAAGAATGGGGCCTCTCAGAATTCAGTTACTTATCTTGATCTCTATTAGTTCCTCGATGGGTTGACGGCATATGGGGCACTTATTTGACTGATGCGTCAATGCTCTGGCACACTCATTGCACATAcactgggaaaaaaaattaacaaatgatAATGTATAAGTAACATCTagaacaacaaaataaaagcaaagtgaaattttcatatttcgTAATCTCTAATGAGCTGTTACTCGCagatgtacacattgcacataaGAAGCTACGTACCCTCAAAATTGAAGTAAACCAAAGACAGTGTACATAAGCATAAATTCAACCCTCTGATCATATTATATGAGCTAGTCTTTTCCAACTAGGAAAAGGAGCACAGTATTGTAACAAAAACATAATATGACTGTAGTTGACAACAGACAGGTGAAAGTAGGCAGAGCCGACAATTTTTACCAGAAAAAATGTATTAAGTGGAAGTGTAAGCATCTTAATAATTATCTAGCAAAGAACATATTAGATGTGCATTTGAAGCAGATCAGAAGCATTAATATAGGCAGATCTCTTGGTAAAGTCAACAGTAAAGAGTTCCTATGTAGACTCACCAAATGTCGGCAGGGTAAAATGGCAGTATCCTTTGGCTCAGTCATGCAAATTACACATTCCTTCCCTGGATCATTGTCATTATAACTCTCTGCTGAAGAGCTCCCTAACCCATATAACTCACGTAGCTCATAACGAACTCCATCCACCCAGAGAATTTGCTTCACAACTTTTACATGAAAAGGACCACCATTATTTTTCTCCAGAACAGCCTGAGTTATTTGCGTGTGAGAGGAGGCGCATGGCACTGGATTAACTAAATGGTCATCTACTGAATGAGGCAGTACGCATGTTTCAGCAGATATGACAAGAGGAAACACATCCTCTCCAGGAGATGGTTTTGAGAGATCATCCAATTCAAAGAAGCCTAAGTCAATGCCAGTCCCTGAAGGCTGACAAAATTTTTGACCTAGTCCTTTTTGAAATTGGAATTTGGCAGGCCCGAATGCTTCAGGAAACAGGGGAACCAATCGGCAATTGGACTCTTCCTTGCCAAAATACAAGATAGTAATACTGCAAAACAGGAACACCCAATTAAAAACAACAGCATTGACAACATGGATGCACACAATCTAAATTTTTCTCAGATAGGCATAAACTGAAAAGTGACATTTGATAAGTGAGCGTTCTTCTCTCATCGATGAAGCAATGTTTAAGCTTACTATTCTTTCAAATGCTCTTATGGAAATGTTCAAGCAGCATTTTTTGATCCACTAGAAGCATGTGTGTAGGTCTAAAAGTTTCTCAAAATCAGATGATAATTATGGAGGTCAGACTCAATTCTCATTAGCTTATATAACTGAGATTTTATGCCAATGCAAACACAAGAATGAAGTATTTCACctttgaaagatttgaaaatatgaCACATTACATGTCATTGGCTAGCAAAACCTTCATATGGCCTTGAGAATGCAGAATGAAGAAggtaaaaatgtcataaaagaAAGTGAAGCTGAAGCATGAAGAGCTCACACATATGACCACATGTCTAGGATATCTATCAATGCATTTATGTCTAAGAATGTGTCCATACACTATAAACTTTTGAATAATCAAATGTTAAAATGAACTTTCTATATGACCGTTGGACTTGTTAGACTCGCTGGACGAAGCGCTAATAAGCAATTAGATGTTCCAGATACGCATGCAGAAGAATTAATTGTTGACTGGTTAATTCATTACAGGCACCTAACTTCTTATGCAGTGACAAAGAATTCCAAGAAAGAATGTAACTTTGTGAAAATTTCCCCTACTATCTTGGAATTTGATTGCTAGCCACCTAAATCTTGGGTGGAGGGGAAATTAACATTCAACTTCATCATGTGGACTGTGGGCTCCATAGAGTTAGGTACTGTGTTGATACCTTTGCTGATTTTTACAACTAGTTGGTAAAAAGTACATAACGAATTTCCCTTCCATCTTTATAGATACGCAGCAGAAATCAAAACAACAGCACCTTTAAAGATAGAAAAGGCATATCATAATCATGAAGACTTCCATGAAATGGAGAAAGGTGATACGTCCAGCAACTTTCTTTGAACCACAAGTTTTTTCAGGACCTTCAGTTTCATGAATAggatctcttttcatttttttctcaagaCGCCCCAATTGCAAagacttttttggaaaaacagaataaaaaagACTGTGACGGATGTAAGAATACTTAATCACCAAAGTCTATTATCAATTCATACCCAATAATGCATGCAACTACTAATCACCAAGAACAAAATATCAGCTGACCACACTATAGTTAACAAAGATACATACAATTTCCTGCCTCATTCAAACAGTTGGTCCAACAAGATATTACCTTTGTTTGTACCATGACAGAGGTAACTCACTAAACATCAGAGCACTACTTTAGAACCAAATCTATCCACAAAAAATAGTAAAGTGAAGGTTTGTCTCAATGGATTTGTTAATAGCCATTTGATGCATAATTTTTTGCCACATCTTTCATGTAGCTCTCCATAATTAGCCACCTAACAGCTGCATGAACTGCTAAACCATGCACATCATCAATGCATTTCACCCTATCAAGCCAACTAGCAGCTACAACAGCTGCTTGAGTCATTGTTTACcaaggaaaagtaaaaactaACAAATATACATGAAGATCAACAGAAACAATCATACTTTCACAATGAGATGACTTaagatctctcaaatcaagGAGAAAACACTTTGAATGCAACATTAATAGACCCTTCAAAACAAATAGAAGAAATGGGAAAATGTAGACAATTTTACAtataaaatcatccaaaaatgCACCTCAATTTAATTTGAAGTCAGAATTTTACTAAGAActgtatttttcaaatttttttatgccCGTGTCTGCAACAGTGTTATTCTAGTTTCAAGGATGATTAGATTCAAGGCTGCAAAACAAAAGGGAGATTATCTTCCTTTCGCTATTCTTCATTTGGTCATCTTACGCAGCTTCTACATCCGCCAAGAACAAAACAAGGACACACTAATAATGAGCGACTCGTCTCATTTGTCTCCCAATATGCCATGTTTCTTAATCTCTCCAAGACTAAACAGGTTTTTGATCCAGAGCTTCATAAGAACCTCTAGAATTTAGAGCCGCATGATGTGCACACTGGAGCAAACCTCTCCTAGTCTTGTCTGTGGAAAGAGAAAACAACGTCCGACACAGAGATGCTTTCTCACAACTCATTCCACATATACATAAGATCAAAATATCAAGCACATTCTTTTCATTGGAGTCTCTAAATACTTAAACCAAACACATTCCAGATTTTGTTGAATTCCGGTTACTCTCATTACCAAGTATTGGCTGTCTCCTATCCTCTTGCCCACTCGATTCATTACATTCGCTCAACATTCTAGCTAATTAAATCGCTTTGTCATCATATAGCGAGCTAATCAAAAGTCCAAACAAGTTTGCTTCACGCTTTCTAAGTTATCACACACAAAACCAAGTGATTCCACAAACATCACGACCAAATGTAACTCGGCAATCGCCCAAAACGGCCGTAACTACCAATTTCCACTAATCTAACGAACGGCCAATATAAAGAAGATAAAGATCCAGCACCTTCCGTCATGTAACGCGTCGAACAGGAAAGACACCAAGTGGCAATCCGGGTCGTGCTCATCGATCTCGACCCTGATTGTGTCCTTGTGCACATTCACCACGTTCCTCACTTTCTTGGCGTTCTGATGCTGTTCCACGTAGGCCGTCGGAggtgccgccgccgccgccgccatcgcaGGCCGAGCCGGGGGCCACCCACTCGCCTGGTTCGCGTAGTACGGGTGCGGACCGACCCGACCCGCCACGGGACCCGAGTAGCTGTACGAGCTGTAGGAGACTGGACCGCCGTAGGAGGGCACCGGAGGAGGGTACGCAGGATAAGGTGGGTGATGGTGGGGCGGAGGGTAAGGAGGGGCGGAGAAGTAGCCATTCGGCGGCGCCGGAGGAGGGTGGTGGGGGTGGTCCGCGGAGTAGTAGTACGAGTGGTGaggaggcggtggcggcggcgggtaTGGGTATGGGTAGCTTCTTCTTCTGGGGTTGCTCCATGAAAGGCCCATCTTGctggggaagagagagagagagatggcgaaaTTACGAGGTTGAAGAAAAcacggagaagaagaagacggaagAGGCAGGATCGAGCAGGTAGCGTGGCGAAAGAATTCGGATTTCTTTATTTGATAGATTTAAGGAGAAAAGCAACTACGGGAAACCGAATCATGCCACTTGCAACTAATTTGCGCTTAATTTGATGAATATTCAACATTGACTTAGCCTTATTTCTAGTTTAGCCTAGACTCGAACTCAAATTATTCGAGTGTCTTATCGAACCGAGGTCGAACTCGTGAACACTTAGCTCGACATGGCATAAACGAAGTAGAAACTTTAAGCTGCATAGTATGATTGTAATGGAACTAAGTCGAGTTGAACTCGAGTAGAAATCTGACGTGCCATTGAGCTCGAGTCCGGTTTCGAGTAAATGAGTCGGTTAAGCTCGAGCTTGATAGGTCGACTTAACTCGACTCAATTACACATAAGACTATATGTACTAGAGATTGATTTATGCATTCAGAATtgcaaaattaatcaaaaaattaCCTTATGGGTTCGAGTTCAGctcaaaacctttcaatttagtcaacgtagtcctaaatttttgagtgaaaattttaatcaaCGTTCAAATTTACCAATTCGTTTGTGTTGgcgactgattttttttattattcactaTCATCCGTGGTGATTAACAaacatttatatgtttttttgttaaattaaccAATTTTTTCTACTAAGTTATCATTTTTAATTACCTTGCTcactaattttcaaatttatcaaTTCGTTTTAGAAAATACTAACCTCAATTAGCTGGAATGATCACCAAATTTTATTAGTGTTAGTTACCAatgttcctttgtttttttatcttgtaattTGAAAACTTCTCttatttctgacaaaaaaaacttattatTATCTTTTACTGACTTCAATTTAACTTTCTTACTACCAGCTTAAATTTACTAACTATTATTTGAAATCACCAGCCTTTTTGTGTGACTTACCCTTTGATTAACAAATcaactagctttgtttaagaactttcattttagtttttttgttgCTTACCACATTTATGTGGTTTTTCTAGAAGTTACTGACTTTTCTATTAAGCTTCCACCATTCTGTGTCTTGTTTACCATTACATTATAAACGTTTTGTTTGAGTAACTTATCAAATTGTTTCTCGATTGAGTAACCCAATAGAAAAATTgttaaattgaaaaagaatcaaataaaTGTTGGCAACTAACTCAAATGGGAGTGGATAATCCGAAATTACTTGATaacttaataaaagaaaagtcaattaaGCATTTCACTTAAAGTTAGTACTTTCATATAAGAGATATTAAATTTCATTTCGAAGttaataaatattaataaaaggtggcaaagataagaaaaattttgtGATTAATCGAAAAATAAACTTGGTAAGTAACCCAACTGGGAGTGACCCAAAATTAGTTAGTAACTTAATCGGAGAAATTATTTAAAGTCACTCTAGTTAAGATTTGTAATCTTTATCAAGAGATAGTAAGTTTAAGGTGCTACTaagaaatcaaaaataaaatataaaaacataaaagttgacaaattacaaaaaaaattgagtaaGTAACCTATactatcttctttcttttttgattacCTTCCTTGCGTATGTATAAGTCCCGACCCATTCGATTTCTAAAAAGGATTATTAATCCTTAATCTTTCGAGGAATCCTTCATTAGTGGTGGTGAAGGAGGCCTACTACGCGTATACTGGATTAATGACCCACATACTTATACATGTTTGCGTTCTCCAGCTGATGTTTCCCTTCTCTGATCGCGTTCCCTCTGTGTCTGCCGCCACGGTTGCTCACCCCAGATCGAAAGTTTAGGGACGGCCACCACCTCGAATCGAATCCAGGTCGAGGTTGGTTGGCGACCACTGTTCCGACATTGCTCAAACTTTGGGTTGGCAAATGGACATTGGACACCaacttgattttgtttgttATGAATTGTAGACATGGCTAATGGGCTTCGCTGATGACTCATGAGAGTCCGACATTGCTAAGAACATGCTGGGTTTAGAAgtttatgctcaaaattctcACACCACGTACTTAGGGTCCAACGTAGGATTTGCATAGAGacgataaaacaaaaattatggtAGTAGAATGAAAACTAGGACCGAAGgatccatttattttgcaaaaagatgAATGATTCGTTTTCCTTAAAAACGATTTGTTTGCATTGCAAAACGAATACGCGCAAAGTATGTTTATTGTCCACgaaaatgtatgaaaatatttctcactGATTAActattttaagcaatacaagtttTCCTTagcaaatatattttaaatcattcatatttCGCAGAACAAACCGGATCGAGAAATTTCTATCCTAAAGTTTTCACAAGGcagtggcaaaaaaaaaaaaaaatggaggatcATTCTTAGAAAGTATTTGAACAACTCCAATTTAGgtgtgtgcatggtccgggccggtcctcATATTTTCGGGATCGAGGaccggcggtccggtccggtcccttCCTTGTCCGATCCCAGTGGGAAAACACCAGCTACTTATAAAAATCTAACATTTGGATCTAAACTAACAACTTCCAGTCTCAACCATCCAACATAATAAAACATACACATGACCATCGTACAACCATCACATAAGTAgttataatcctaaaataatgagaaaagactaaattaggaagaaaaacacttaaaacaACTTAAACAATATTATGTTACTACATCATTCTCTTATAGTTGGAAAgaatcaagctcaaagtggGATTACACTTGCACTTCACTGAATCCAAATGCCGACAAAATAATGGATCTACATAATATAGTCACGACAAAACACAGATTGAATCAAGACAAAACATGATCGGAGACTACATATCAACAAAGATGGGAAAAGCAAGAGGAGCGAGCGGAGAGGCGAAAGCGAGAGAAACGACCACCGAGCAGAGCTACGATGTGAAGGCAAGATGTGAGCATCGAGTGAGAGGAGAGGAGTGAGTATCAAGCGGAAGATGAGGAAATTACGttaactagttcttcaaaaattgctaatttttttttctaattgtgtgtgtatatattctAGGCAGTCCGGTCCGGTCTAGGCTGGTCTAGTCTAGTTTGCTCACTCCTACTCCGATCCATTCCTAGGGATATCTTCAAAACTAGCTAGGGTTCTAATGAAAGAGACTTTAGACTTATTCCGACCAAGCCATGATACTTGGAAGATTCTTGCCAAAGATCTTAAATGGCAATTAATACAGCACTAGATGGACACGTTACCGCCATCAACAAAAACAGTGATAATCGTGAGTAGGGGTGACCGGTTCCGGTTtcaaaaaaaggtggaatcggaaccggcccttgaagagccggttccgggccggttccggttccgggccggttccggttccggttcggaaccgccggttccaaagcccaattgctcttttcacccaacctacttccttttttttttttttataaaaccggCCCGAAATcggcggttccgagccggttccaacaatttacaaaccggaaccggctcttgagggccggttccggttccgggttggaaccgtgggcccggtcaacgggccggttccgggcccacgggtccatttggccacctctaatCGTGAGTGTccgaaaagtcttaaatcttttgtatttatatcaattcggttctaaattttttgtatttgtgccaattgagtccatccgccCAGTTTTAATCGAAAACTACTAATGTAACACCGCCAATGtggatgtggacatttttaaattaattttttctttccttttttttttttttaagacaaaggGCTGGTGACACTCGCCAGCACTGGGTGAGGGTGTTAAGGCCCTTGCCGGCCAACTTGAGGGATGCGAGCCCTCGCCCAAAGCCAGCCGAGGCAAGGGCTCAGATCAGGGCGAGGGCTCTCGGCCTTCGTGTTAGCCGGTgagggtgtcgcgaccctcgccctTGCCCAATGTTGGCGAGGGTCGCGGGCCCTCTGTCCAAAACAACGTAACAAAgtataaaaaagaagaataaaaaaaaaaataaatataaaaaaaaaatatccacgtaaGTATCAACCATACCACATAACACGATCGGCGtctatgtcggcgattttcaactaaaattagccggatagaactaattgatacaaatgtaaaaattttaggattaaattggtacaattgaaagatttagaattgaattgacactaatgcaaaaggtttatgatttttggacacttttttttattttcgtctCTTTGTTCTAAGTGGCTCTTTCAGAACGCAATGACGAAACTCCCACTAGCATCaaactgtcttttgaaaaaacttaaaaattggCTTGTTGGACACGTGTTGAT contains:
- the LOC115753640 gene encoding probable E3 ubiquitin-protein ligase LUL4; this translates as MGLSWSNPRRRSYPYPYPPPPPPPHHSYYYSADHPHHPPPAPPNGYFSAPPYPPPHHHPPYPAYPPPVPSYGGPVSYSSYSYSGPVAGRVGPHPYYANQASGWPPARPAMAAAAAAPPTAYVEQHQNAKKVRNVVNVHKDTIRVEIDEHDPDCHLVSFLFDALHDGSITILYFGKEESNCRLVPLFPEAFGPAKFQFQKGLGQKFCQPSGTGIDLGFFELDDLSKPSPGEDVFPLVISAETCVLPHSVDDHLVNPVPCASSHTQITQAVLEKNNGGPFHVKVVKQILWVDGVRYELRELYGLGSSSAESYNDNDPGKECVICMTEPKDTAILPCRHLCMCNECARALTHQSNKCPICRQPIEELIEIKISN